From a region of the Brevibacterium siliguriense genome:
- the hrpB gene encoding ATP-dependent helicase HrpB translates to MPDPHLPLAFDLARIGAGLPAAALIDELNLAEAAPFPRLVVEAPPGTGKTTVVPPMIADYLARSLAGAEPVRIIVTQPRRMAARAAARRLATLTETRLGEVVGYTVRGESRTSSATRIEFVTTGVLLSRLLRDPELTGVAGVILDEVHERQLDTDLAYAMCRELAALREDLSIVVMSATLDAQLWSERLGDGPQAPATLLSVAADTYPLEVRWAPAKERPLDARGVTWNFLDHLAAVTVRAVEENADGDALVFAPGAREVDEVASRVRGRVETSVGGGSAVEVHTLTGRTPAKEQDAILRPQADRERSRRVIVSTSVAESALTIDGVRIVVDSGLSRGPRLDTRRRMSGLVTMRGSKASGTQRSGRAARQGPGVAYRCMSEADWASLPEHTPPEIATSDLTSAVLALAVWGGDEDLLPDPLPAGPKRQAVDNLVALGAVEVTADSSELPLSALHATETGRAIAAIPASVWSARGLLDGADLLSPARAAEAIAVIESDQRAPGADLSALLRQLRRSRDSRFAQDRKRFASIAREFAAGGGDENTGGGTGHGGTADTGEATDSSGMSLTPEDLGFVTALSYPLQIARLRSSSDSEYLLASGTAASLPRDSSLQGSPWLAIAEVGLSGSRAIIRSAVPIDVDTAELAGAGLLHTEETASFEGGKVRAVRRSRLGGIELSSTPIQASPELARRAIAESVRERGARKVLRPSEAFESLRTRLGLLRSVFGEPWPDVTWEHLSVTLDQWCPEALDRIAKGSDPGRVDLKSALRTLLPWPEAARLDELAPTHIEVPSGSRVRLEYPDPDRAEIPSPILAVKLQECFGWTDVPRVCDGRVPVTMHLLSPARRPLAVTSDLASFWANAYAHVRAENRGRYPKHPWPEDPLTAPAAKGTKRSGR, encoded by the coding sequence ATGCCCGATCCGCACCTCCCGCTCGCCTTCGATCTCGCCCGCATCGGGGCCGGACTGCCCGCGGCCGCGCTCATTGATGAGCTGAACCTCGCCGAGGCGGCCCCCTTCCCGAGATTGGTCGTGGAGGCTCCCCCCGGAACCGGTAAGACCACCGTGGTGCCGCCGATGATCGCCGACTATCTGGCGCGGTCGTTGGCAGGTGCGGAACCGGTCCGCATCATCGTCACCCAACCCCGCCGGATGGCGGCCCGCGCCGCGGCCAGGCGGCTCGCAACGTTGACGGAGACCCGCCTCGGCGAGGTGGTGGGCTACACCGTCCGCGGTGAGTCGCGGACCTCGTCTGCGACTCGCATCGAGTTCGTCACCACGGGCGTGCTCCTGTCCCGACTGCTGCGTGATCCGGAACTGACCGGAGTCGCCGGAGTGATCCTCGACGAGGTGCATGAGCGGCAGTTGGATACGGATCTCGCGTACGCGATGTGCCGGGAGTTGGCCGCTCTGCGTGAGGATCTGTCCATCGTCGTCATGTCCGCGACCTTGGATGCGCAGCTGTGGTCCGAGCGTCTCGGCGATGGGCCGCAGGCGCCGGCGACTCTGCTGTCGGTGGCCGCCGATACCTATCCCCTGGAAGTCCGATGGGCGCCGGCGAAGGAGCGACCGCTCGATGCACGAGGCGTGACCTGGAACTTCCTTGACCATCTGGCCGCGGTGACCGTGCGCGCTGTGGAGGAGAACGCCGACGGGGATGCGCTCGTCTTCGCTCCCGGCGCGCGCGAGGTCGACGAGGTGGCTTCCCGGGTGCGAGGCCGTGTGGAGACGAGCGTGGGCGGTGGTTCTGCGGTCGAAGTGCACACGCTGACGGGCCGGACCCCTGCGAAGGAGCAGGACGCGATCCTGCGGCCGCAGGCGGACAGGGAACGGAGCCGGCGGGTCATCGTCTCGACGTCGGTCGCCGAATCGGCGCTGACCATCGACGGTGTGCGCATCGTCGTCGACTCCGGACTCTCCCGCGGACCACGCCTGGATACGAGACGACGCATGTCCGGGCTGGTCACGATGCGGGGGTCGAAGGCCTCAGGCACGCAACGCTCCGGTCGTGCCGCCCGGCAGGGACCGGGTGTCGCATATCGGTGCATGTCAGAGGCCGATTGGGCGAGCCTGCCCGAGCACACTCCTCCCGAGATCGCGACCTCGGACCTCACCTCTGCAGTCCTCGCGCTGGCCGTCTGGGGAGGAGACGAGGACTTGCTGCCCGATCCTCTGCCCGCGGGCCCGAAGCGGCAGGCGGTCGACAATCTCGTGGCGTTGGGGGCTGTGGAAGTGACTGCGGATTCATCCGAGCTCCCGCTATCAGCACTGCATGCCACCGAGACCGGCCGGGCGATCGCGGCGATTCCCGCCTCGGTGTGGTCGGCACGCGGTCTCCTCGACGGGGCTGACCTGCTCTCCCCTGCTCGTGCGGCCGAGGCGATCGCCGTCATCGAATCCGATCAGAGAGCTCCCGGCGCCGACCTCTCGGCACTTCTTCGACAGCTGCGACGCAGCAGAGATTCCCGATTCGCTCAGGACCGCAAACGGTTCGCCTCGATCGCACGCGAATTCGCGGCCGGCGGCGGTGACGAGAACACGGGCGGCGGAACCGGCCACGGCGGAACTGCCGACACCGGCGAAGCCACCGACAGCTCCGGCATGTCGCTCACCCCTGAGGACCTCGGGTTCGTCACCGCGTTGTCCTATCCCCTGCAGATTGCGCGGCTGCGCAGCTCATCGGACTCCGAATACCTGCTGGCCTCGGGCACTGCGGCGAGCCTGCCGCGAGACTCGTCCCTGCAGGGCAGTCCCTGGCTGGCCATCGCTGAGGTGGGACTGTCCGGGTCGCGGGCGATCATCCGGTCCGCGGTCCCCATCGACGTCGACACCGCGGAACTCGCCGGCGCCGGACTGCTGCACACGGAGGAGACGGCGAGCTTCGAGGGCGGCAAGGTCCGTGCGGTTCGGCGCAGCCGCCTCGGCGGGATCGAACTCTCGTCCACCCCGATCCAAGCCAGCCCCGAGCTCGCTCGCCGCGCCATTGCCGAATCGGTGCGTGAGCGGGGAGCCCGTAAGGTCCTTCGTCCGTCCGAAGCCTTCGAATCGCTGCGAACCAGGCTCGGTCTGCTCCGCTCAGTTTTCGGCGAACCGTGGCCGGACGTGACGTGGGAGCACCTGTCGGTCACGCTCGATCAGTGGTGTCCGGAGGCGCTCGACCGGATCGCGAAGGGCTCGGATCCGGGCCGCGTGGACCTCAAATCCGCGCTGCGCACTCTGCTGCCGTGGCCCGAAGCGGCCCGACTCGACGAGCTGGCCCCGACCCACATCGAGGTGCCCAGCGGATCACGCGTCCGCCTCGAGTACCCGGATCCTGATCGCGCCGAGATCCCGAGCCCGATCCTCGCGGTCAAGCTCCAGGAGTGCTTCGGGTGGACCGATGTGCCTCGCGTCTGCGACGGCCGAGTGCCCGTCACGATGCATCTGCTCTCCCCCGCCCGCAGGCCCTTGGCAGTGACCAGTGACCTCGCGTCCTTCTGGGCGAACGCGTATGCCCACGTCAGAGCCGAGAATCGGGGCCGCTACCCGAAGCATCCGTGGCCAGAGGACCCGTTGACGGCACCTGCGGCGAAGGGCACGAAGCGCTCAGGCCGCTGA